Proteins from one Streptomyces genisteinicus genomic window:
- a CDS encoding fumarylacetoacetate hydrolase family protein — MKLLRVGTAGAERPALLDGDGDLATLRDLSGLVPDIDGALLQDAAALDRIRAAAAAGELPELDPAGLRVGPPLARVGKVVCIGLNYHDHAAETGAEPPGEPVVFLKASDTVVGPDDTVLVPRGSRKTDWEVELAVVIGRTARYVADDEDPLSYVAGYAVSHDVSEREFQIERGGTWDKGKNCETFNPLGPWLVTADEVPDPQALGLRLWVNGELRQDGRTADQIFPVAEVVRYVSHFMTLHPGDVINTGTPAGVAMGHPEPKPYLRAGDVVELEIDGLGRQRQELKDA, encoded by the coding sequence ATGAAACTGCTGCGTGTCGGTACGGCGGGCGCCGAGCGCCCCGCACTGCTCGACGGGGACGGAGACCTGGCCACCCTGCGTGACCTGTCCGGACTCGTCCCCGACATCGACGGGGCGCTGCTCCAGGACGCCGCCGCCCTCGACCGGATACGGGCCGCGGCCGCCGCCGGCGAGCTGCCGGAGCTGGACCCCGCGGGTCTGCGCGTCGGGCCGCCGCTCGCCCGGGTCGGCAAGGTCGTGTGCATCGGGCTGAACTACCACGACCACGCCGCGGAGACCGGAGCCGAGCCCCCGGGCGAGCCGGTCGTCTTCCTCAAGGCGTCGGACACGGTCGTCGGCCCGGACGACACCGTCCTCGTGCCGCGCGGCAGCCGCAAGACCGACTGGGAGGTCGAGCTCGCGGTGGTCATCGGCCGCACCGCCCGCTACGTCGCCGACGACGAGGACCCGCTCTCCTACGTCGCCGGGTATGCGGTCTCCCACGACGTGTCCGAGCGCGAGTTCCAGATCGAGCGCGGCGGCACCTGGGACAAGGGCAAGAACTGCGAGACGTTCAACCCGCTCGGCCCGTGGCTGGTGACCGCGGACGAGGTGCCGGACCCGCAGGCCCTCGGCCTGCGCCTGTGGGTGAACGGCGAGCTCCGGCAGGACGGCCGCACGGCCGACCAGATCTTCCCGGTCGCCGAGGTCGTCCGCTACGTCAGCCACTTCATGACGCTCCACCCGGGCGACGTCATCAACACGGGCACCCCGGCCGGAGTGGCCATGGGGCATCCCGAGCCCAAGCCCTATCTGCGGGCCGGCGACGTGGTGGAACTGGAGATCGACGGACTCGGCCGCCAGCGGCAGGAACTCAAGGACGCCTGA
- a CDS encoding Gfo/Idh/MocA family oxidoreductase has product MTGPGTPLRVGLVGYGLAGSVFHAPLIATTDGLVVDTVVTSREERRAEARAALGDGVRFAASPDELWQRADELDLVVIASPNRTHVPIASAALRAGLAVVVDKPIAGSAAEARELAALADERGQVLSVFQNRRWDNDFLTLRGLLADGELGDVQRFESRFERWRPQLKGGWRESGDPAEIGGLLYDLGSHVVDQALTLFGPAVRVYAESDVRRPGAEADDDTFIAITHGSGVRSHLHVSATTAQLGPRFRVLGSKAGYVKYGLDPQEADLRDGKLPAAGTPWGVEPRELWGRLGAGESPLTGGGAPVKTVPGDYPAYYAAVAAAVRGEGPVPVTALEAAAALDVLEAARRSARDGVTVEISA; this is encoded by the coding sequence ATGACTGGTCCCGGCACTCCCCTCCGCGTCGGACTCGTGGGCTACGGCCTGGCGGGCTCCGTCTTCCACGCCCCGCTGATCGCCACCACCGACGGCCTCGTCGTCGACACGGTGGTCACCTCGCGCGAGGAGCGCAGGGCCGAGGCGCGCGCCGCGCTCGGCGACGGCGTCCGGTTCGCCGCGTCGCCGGACGAGCTGTGGCAGCGGGCGGACGAGCTGGACCTGGTCGTGATCGCCTCGCCGAACCGGACGCACGTCCCGATCGCCTCCGCCGCCCTCCGGGCCGGCCTCGCCGTCGTCGTGGACAAGCCGATCGCCGGCAGCGCCGCGGAGGCCCGGGAGCTCGCGGCCCTCGCCGACGAGCGCGGCCAGGTGCTCTCCGTCTTCCAGAACCGCCGCTGGGACAACGACTTCCTCACCCTGCGGGGGCTCCTCGCCGACGGCGAGCTCGGCGACGTCCAGCGCTTCGAGTCCCGCTTCGAGCGCTGGCGGCCCCAGCTCAAGGGCGGCTGGCGCGAGTCGGGCGACCCGGCCGAGATCGGCGGGCTCCTGTACGACCTGGGCAGCCACGTCGTCGACCAGGCCCTGACCCTCTTCGGCCCGGCCGTACGGGTGTACGCGGAGTCCGACGTGCGCCGGCCCGGCGCCGAGGCGGACGACGACACCTTCATCGCGATCACCCACGGCAGCGGTGTCCGCTCCCACCTGCACGTCAGCGCGACGACGGCGCAGCTCGGCCCCCGGTTCCGGGTTCTCGGCTCGAAGGCCGGGTACGTGAAGTACGGACTCGACCCCCAGGAGGCCGACCTGCGCGACGGGAAGCTGCCGGCCGCGGGCACCCCGTGGGGCGTGGAGCCCCGGGAGCTGTGGGGCCGTCTCGGCGCCGGGGAGTCCCCCCTGACCGGCGGGGGCGCCCCCGTCAAGACCGTGCCCGGCGACTACCCGGCGTACTACGCGGCGGTCGCCGCCGCCGTGCGCGGCGAAGGCCCCGTGCCGGTGACCGCCCTGGAGGCGGCGGCCGCACTCGACGTCCTGGAAGCAGCCCGCCGTTCCGCACGGGACGGCGTGACCGTGGAGATCAGCGCATGA
- a CDS encoding heme-degrading domain-containing protein, translating into MSDSTPTPARPQEHLSVAEIEEQERRLTLSRFSNGDAWKLGSLLVEMGHLRQAPVAIDIRRGPQQLFHCALPGSSADNDAWIDRKRRVVERYGVSSYLVGARHRAKGTTLEESSRLDPDAYAAHGGSFPIAVEGVGVIGSVTVSGLPQAEDHAMVVEALERFAAHQDGGSGVAGPPS; encoded by the coding sequence ATGAGCGACAGCACCCCCACCCCCGCCCGCCCCCAGGAGCACCTCTCGGTCGCGGAGATCGAGGAGCAGGAGCGGCGTCTCACGCTGAGCCGCTTCTCGAACGGCGACGCCTGGAAGCTCGGCAGTCTGCTGGTCGAGATGGGCCATCTGCGTCAGGCGCCGGTCGCGATCGACATCCGCCGCGGCCCGCAGCAGCTCTTCCACTGCGCCCTGCCGGGGTCCAGCGCGGACAACGACGCCTGGATCGACCGCAAGCGCCGGGTCGTCGAGCGGTACGGCGTGAGCTCGTACCTGGTCGGGGCACGGCACCGGGCCAAGGGGACCACGCTCGAGGAGTCGTCCCGGCTGGACCCCGACGCCTACGCGGCGCACGGCGGCTCGTTCCCCATCGCCGTCGAGGGCGTCGGCGTCATCGGCTCCGTGACGGTGTCCGGGCTCCCGCAGGCCGAGGACCACGCGATGGTGGTGGAGGCGCTGGAGCGGTTCGCCGCACACCAGGACGGCGGCAGCGGGGTCGCGGGCCCGCCGTCCTGA
- a CDS encoding DUF3427 domain-containing protein produces MPGPIEAAEPVTGLYEQLVTLRVEKQLQQLDGERWRAVDGEVGAESGPHVMARHVAETTRRVLERLPVEERVHAANHILESMSTIDGAREWVDLVADGPRQLLAIAEKQAEGVYALRPVTPLSDASLITNSPGDPSFGVELRAELATADRVDLLCAFVKWHGLRVIEQSLEAAHARGVPMRVITTTYIGATERRALDRLVQKYGAEVKVNYELRSTRLHAKAWLFRRNSGYDTAYVGSSNLSKAALLDGLEWNVRLSSIATPDVLRKFEATFDAYWSESAFESYDPARDGARLDDALRQAGRGTGIRADGSHAITLSGLEVRPHPYQRDMLERLEVERTVHDRHRNLLVAATGTGKTVMAALDYKHLVRQHGRKLRLLFVAHRQEILRQSLRTYQDVLIDANFGQEMHSGMVPTDWDHVFASVQSLNARALEQIAPDHFDVIVIDEFHHGVSPTYQRIIDHFTPRELLGLTATPERMDGRNVQDEFFDGRIAAEMRLWEALENELLSPFHYFGITDSTDMRAVAWRRGAYDSTALSDVFTGNKARARLVVKAVRDKVTDPSSMRALGFCVSVAHAEFMAEFFRAAGLAAEAVSGETPRDRRKSALDDLRSGILQVIFSVDLFNEGLDVPDVDTLLLLRPTSSATVFLQQLGRGLRRSEDKAVLTVLDFIGHHRAEFRFEEQFRALTNLTRNRLLDHIEHDFPQLPSGCQIILERKAKDLVMSNIRSQIGVNVTQLAREVRQYAEPQLAGYLRESGRELRELYRGSGTWTGLLRRAGLLSTAAPEGEAALLKRASAFLHVDDPHRVATYSLLLSDDAPAYADLDAREQAYARMLFFSVWPLGGHASYQEGLDSLRPQAAFRDELRQVLAYNLAHTDHVPVPLLGELAGLPLTIHATYSREEILPALGQSFIGGFMPGHFREGVRWCESIGTDALLITLEKDEKDFSPQTRYHDYALNDRRFHWESQNQTSETSPTGVRYRTHKELGTHVLLFVRRYKKTDIGGPQPWMLLGPADYVEHKGSKPMGITWELQHQMPADVWSYSTIAAS; encoded by the coding sequence ATGCCAGGTCCCATCGAGGCCGCTGAGCCGGTGACCGGTCTGTACGAGCAGTTGGTCACGCTTCGGGTGGAGAAGCAGCTCCAGCAACTCGACGGAGAGCGCTGGCGCGCTGTGGACGGCGAGGTGGGGGCGGAGTCGGGGCCGCATGTCATGGCCCGTCATGTCGCAGAAACGACCCGGCGTGTGCTGGAACGCCTTCCTGTGGAAGAGCGGGTCCATGCGGCCAATCACATCCTGGAGTCCATGAGCACCATCGACGGTGCCCGTGAGTGGGTAGACCTGGTCGCAGACGGCCCCCGGCAGCTCCTCGCCATCGCGGAGAAGCAAGCCGAAGGCGTATACGCGTTGCGCCCGGTGACTCCCCTGTCCGACGCCTCTCTCATCACCAATTCCCCCGGCGACCCGAGCTTCGGTGTCGAATTGCGGGCAGAACTGGCCACCGCCGATCGCGTCGATCTCCTCTGCGCGTTCGTGAAATGGCACGGCCTGCGGGTGATAGAGCAGTCGTTGGAGGCGGCCCACGCCCGGGGTGTGCCCATGCGGGTCATCACGACCACCTATATCGGGGCAACCGAGCGCAGGGCGCTGGACAGGCTGGTGCAGAAGTACGGCGCCGAGGTGAAGGTCAACTACGAGTTGCGCTCCACCCGGCTGCACGCCAAGGCATGGCTGTTCCGACGGAACAGCGGCTACGACACCGCCTATGTCGGCAGCTCCAACCTGTCGAAGGCCGCCCTCCTCGACGGCCTTGAGTGGAACGTGCGGTTGTCGTCCATTGCCACGCCCGATGTGCTGCGCAAGTTCGAAGCCACCTTCGATGCGTACTGGAGCGAGTCGGCTTTCGAGTCCTACGACCCGGCTCGAGACGGAGCCAGGCTGGACGATGCCCTGCGACAGGCCGGACGGGGCACCGGCATCCGCGCGGACGGCAGCCATGCCATCACGCTCTCGGGCCTGGAGGTGCGTCCCCACCCGTACCAGCGGGACATGCTGGAACGGCTGGAAGTCGAGCGCACGGTGCACGACAGGCACCGGAACCTCTTGGTCGCCGCCACGGGAACGGGCAAGACGGTCATGGCGGCACTCGACTACAAGCATCTCGTCCGGCAGCACGGGAGGAAGCTCCGGCTGCTCTTCGTCGCCCACCGGCAGGAGATCCTGCGCCAGTCGCTACGGACGTATCAAGACGTCCTCATCGACGCCAATTTCGGTCAGGAGATGCACAGTGGCATGGTTCCCACCGACTGGGACCACGTCTTCGCCAGTGTGCAGTCGCTGAACGCCCGGGCGCTGGAGCAGATCGCACCCGACCACTTCGACGTCATCGTGATCGATGAGTTCCACCACGGCGTGTCACCGACCTACCAGCGCATCATCGACCACTTCACCCCTCGTGAGCTCCTGGGCCTCACGGCCACTCCCGAGCGTATGGACGGCCGGAACGTCCAAGACGAGTTCTTCGACGGTCGCATCGCGGCGGAGATGCGGCTCTGGGAGGCACTGGAGAACGAGCTCCTCAGCCCCTTCCACTACTTCGGGATCACCGACTCGACGGATATGAGGGCTGTCGCCTGGCGGCGTGGAGCCTATGACTCAACCGCCTTGAGTGACGTGTTCACCGGCAATAAGGCACGCGCCCGCCTCGTGGTCAAGGCGGTGCGGGACAAGGTCACAGATCCGAGCTCCATGCGGGCGCTCGGCTTCTGCGTCTCCGTGGCCCATGCCGAGTTCATGGCCGAGTTCTTCCGGGCGGCGGGGCTCGCGGCGGAGGCTGTTTCAGGCGAGACGCCGCGCGACCGGCGCAAGTCCGCACTGGACGACCTTCGGTCCGGCATACTCCAGGTGATCTTCTCGGTGGATCTCTTCAACGAGGGATTGGACGTACCGGACGTGGACACGCTGCTCCTGCTGCGCCCGACATCCAGCGCCACCGTCTTCCTTCAGCAACTCGGACGCGGGCTGCGCCGCAGCGAAGACAAAGCCGTCCTCACCGTGCTCGACTTCATCGGGCACCACCGCGCAGAGTTCCGTTTCGAAGAGCAGTTCCGAGCGCTGACGAATCTGACGCGCAACCGACTTCTCGACCATATAGAGCACGACTTTCCGCAGCTTCCCTCCGGCTGCCAGATCATCCTTGAGCGCAAGGCCAAGGACCTGGTCATGAGCAACATCCGTAGCCAGATCGGCGTCAACGTCACCCAGCTGGCCCGAGAAGTCCGGCAGTACGCAGAACCGCAGCTCGCCGGCTACCTCCGCGAAAGCGGGCGCGAGCTCAGGGAGCTCTACCGCGGTAGCGGCACCTGGACCGGCCTACTGCGCAGGGCAGGACTCCTGTCCACCGCCGCACCCGAGGGCGAGGCCGCGCTACTCAAGCGCGCCTCGGCGTTCCTCCATGTTGACGACCCACATCGCGTGGCGACCTACTCCCTCCTGCTGTCGGACGATGCGCCTGCTTACGCGGACCTGGATGCGCGAGAGCAGGCGTACGCCCGCATGCTCTTTTTCTCCGTCTGGCCGCTTGGCGGCCATGCGAGCTATCAGGAGGGGTTGGACTCCTTGCGGCCGCAGGCCGCATTTCGGGATGAGCTACGCCAAGTACTGGCATACAACCTCGCCCACACTGACCACGTTCCCGTTCCCCTGCTCGGCGAACTGGCCGGCCTCCCACTGACCATTCACGCCACCTACAGCCGAGAAGAGATCCTGCCCGCCTTGGGCCAGTCATTCATCGGCGGCTTCATGCCCGGGCACTTCCGTGAGGGAGTGAGGTGGTGCGAGAGCATCGGCACGGACGCCTTGCTGATCACTCTCGAGAAAGACGAGAAGGACTTCTCCCCGCAGACGCGCTACCACGACTACGCACTGAACGACCGCCGCTTCCACTGGGAATCCCAGAACCAGACATCCGAGACCTCCCCCACTGGAGTGCGGTACCGGACCCACAAGGAGCTCGGAACCCACGTCCTCCTCTTCGTGCGCCGCTACAAGAAGACCGACATCGGCGGCCCGCAGCCCTGGATGCTCCTAGGCCCGGCCGACTACGTCGAGCACAAGGGGAGTAAGCCGATGGGCATCACCTGGGAACTCCAACACCAGATGCCTGCGGACGTGTGGTCGTACTCGACCATCGCGGCGAGTTAG
- a CDS encoding ROK family transcriptional regulator, whose amino-acid sequence MPALRSHNAALVLDLLRGAGAAGISRIELAEGTGLTPQAVSKIVGRLRAEGMAAEAGRRASTGGKPRTVLRLVPSAGYAVGLHLDRDELTAVLLDLAGTRVAAHRAPLDLGAPAEEVVAAAAARVEALLARAVPHGAGPPEDDGAPGTRPSGGPEPEPAGPAGRAADAGAASARPGAESAPGSAAPGTPGSAAATSAPGPRPWPRVLGVGVAMPGPLDHARGVPQRVTGHPHWDGYPLRDTLADRLGLPVVLDKDTNAAALGLALRGSGESFAYLHLGTGLGAGLVLGGALHRGARTGAGEFGHQVLRLDGPVCDCGERGCVEALCLAAVARGDTAEAARVLGTAAGNLVALLDIDRVMLGGRVVEAAGEEFVRGAAEVVARRGPVLVTSVPGAHTVAEGAAQLVLAPVFGRAPAAPAADPAG is encoded by the coding sequence CTGCCCGCGCTGCGCAGCCACAACGCGGCGCTCGTGCTGGACCTGCTGCGCGGTGCGGGAGCGGCCGGCATCAGCCGCATCGAGCTGGCCGAGGGCACGGGGCTGACCCCGCAGGCCGTCAGCAAGATCGTGGGCCGGCTGCGGGCCGAGGGCATGGCCGCCGAGGCGGGACGGCGCGCCTCCACCGGCGGCAAGCCGCGCACCGTGCTGCGGCTGGTCCCCTCGGCCGGGTACGCGGTGGGGCTCCACCTGGACCGCGACGAGCTGACGGCCGTCCTCCTGGACCTGGCCGGCACCCGAGTCGCCGCGCACCGGGCGCCCCTCGACCTCGGCGCCCCGGCCGAGGAGGTCGTGGCGGCGGCCGCCGCCCGGGTCGAGGCGCTTCTCGCCCGTGCGGTTCCGCACGGGGCGGGGCCGCCGGAGGACGACGGCGCCCCGGGGACCCGGCCGTCCGGCGGGCCGGAGCCGGAACCGGCCGGCCCGGCCGGGCGCGCGGCGGACGCGGGGGCGGCATCCGCCCGCCCCGGCGCGGAGTCCGCCCCCGGGTCCGCAGCCCCCGGAACTCCCGGGTCCGCCGCCGCCACCTCCGCCCCCGGCCCGCGCCCGTGGCCGAGGGTGCTCGGGGTCGGGGTCGCGATGCCCGGGCCGCTGGACCACGCGCGCGGCGTCCCGCAGCGGGTCACCGGGCACCCGCACTGGGACGGCTACCCGCTGCGGGACACCCTCGCCGACCGCCTCGGGCTGCCCGTCGTGCTCGACAAGGACACCAACGCCGCCGCCCTCGGCCTCGCCCTGCGCGGCTCCGGCGAGTCGTTCGCCTACCTCCACCTCGGCACCGGGCTCGGCGCCGGGCTGGTGCTCGGCGGCGCGCTGCACCGGGGCGCGCGCACCGGGGCGGGGGAGTTCGGCCACCAGGTGCTGCGGCTCGACGGCCCGGTCTGCGACTGCGGCGAGCGCGGCTGCGTCGAGGCGCTGTGCCTCGCGGCCGTCGCCCGGGGCGACACCGCCGAGGCGGCCCGGGTGCTGGGCACGGCCGCCGGGAACCTCGTCGCCCTCCTGGACATCGACCGGGTGATGCTCGGTGGGCGGGTCGTGGAGGCGGCCGGGGAGGAGTTCGTGCGCGGGGCCGCCGAGGTGGTCGCGCGCCGCGGGCCGGTGCTGGTGACGTCCGTGCCGGGTGCGCACACGGTCGCCGAGGGGGCGGCGCAACTGGTGCTCGCGCCGGTGTTCGGCCGGGCCCCGGCAGCGCCCGCCGCCGACCCGGCAGGGTGA
- a CDS encoding DUF6412 domain-containing protein, whose translation MFRSTPRLARLTGLLFFLLVEFALVDGEGLVAAVALAATATAAASTALVVCAVISARCAPAVPWTRVRTALRDREKRTAFLPQRDPDARGRRRPRAPGRLVPTAA comes from the coding sequence ATGTTCCGCAGCACCCCCCGCCTCGCCCGGCTCACCGGGCTGCTGTTCTTCCTCCTCGTCGAGTTCGCCCTCGTCGACGGCGAGGGCCTCGTCGCCGCCGTCGCGCTCGCCGCCACGGCGACCGCCGCCGCCTCCACCGCGCTCGTCGTCTGCGCGGTCATCAGCGCCCGCTGCGCGCCCGCCGTCCCATGGACCCGGGTCAGAACCGCCCTGCGCGACCGGGAGAAGCGCACCGCCTTCCTCCCGCAGCGCGATCCCGACGCCCGCGGGCGCCGGCGCCCCCGAGCTCCCGGCCGTCTCGTTCCGACGGCCGCGTAG
- a CDS encoding SigE family RNA polymerase sigma factor gives MKQDRNEEFAEFAAAAWPRLVRTATLLTGDFHEAEDLVQTTLAKVWSHFRRIPRDEIDLYVRRALINNNISRTRRRRVVHLLMPFLPESAHRVQPDHSDTAERRAVVLGALRALPARQRAVVVLRYWEDMGEHDIARVLNCSVGTVKTHARRALRTLRDQPLLAEARTPSGPRGTPPGSGTPSTSTGPASPGPSSPGAHR, from the coding sequence GTGAAGCAGGACCGCAACGAGGAGTTCGCCGAGTTCGCGGCGGCGGCCTGGCCGCGCCTGGTGCGTACCGCCACCCTGCTCACCGGGGACTTCCACGAGGCGGAGGACCTGGTGCAGACGACGCTGGCCAAGGTCTGGTCCCATTTCCGGCGCATCCCGCGCGACGAGATCGACCTCTACGTCCGCCGGGCGCTGATCAACAACAACATCAGCCGCACCCGGCGGCGGCGGGTCGTCCACCTGCTGATGCCGTTCCTGCCCGAATCCGCCCACCGCGTCCAGCCCGACCACTCCGATACGGCCGAGCGCCGCGCGGTGGTGCTCGGGGCACTGCGGGCACTGCCCGCACGACAGCGCGCGGTGGTCGTCCTGCGCTACTGGGAGGACATGGGCGAGCACGACATCGCGCGGGTCCTCAACTGCTCGGTCGGCACGGTCAAGACCCACGCGCGGCGGGCCCTGCGCACCCTGCGCGACCAGCCCCTCCTCGCCGAGGCGCGCACACCCTCCGGCCCGCGGGGCACCCCGCCCGGCTCCGGCACGCCGTCCACCTCCACCGGCCCCGCCTCCCCCGGCCCCTCCTCCCCCGGAGCGCATCGATGA
- a CDS encoding tetratricopeptide repeat protein, with translation MRARTPNQALAELIAEARWTNGEVARAVNRVGAELGLALHYDDSAVCHWLTGTTPRKRVRPALVEAFSRRLSRPVTAREFGFEGEGGAALGDPDTVTGLVELGSVDMDPSRRAVLGSAGLYSVAALVPGFTDLVGRFASHRRNPHQRIGQGEVDAVVAMSERISEIDDMFGGRHARPMAAAFMVNTVAPYLKAEGPERVRKAMLSAAADHCYLTGYMAMDERADGLAQRYYTKALELAGGADDHLTYCTTLRGMSVQAVDLGHGAKALELADAAAAASPQAGPRMLAFLAGQQAHAAARTGDRVTALRRLHEAEAAMERAETRQTAFRSYDPAALKYHVGQVRYELGDVAGSVEALEESNRLREPVYRRIRAIREATLAERKLRLGRLEEACVDWHGMLDDYAHVRSGRCDDRYRAMVSAIRPHLRNRHARELYERALPLAPVA, from the coding sequence ATGCGTGCGCGTACACCGAACCAGGCACTCGCCGAACTGATCGCCGAAGCCCGCTGGACGAACGGCGAGGTCGCCCGGGCCGTCAACCGGGTGGGAGCCGAGCTGGGGTTGGCGCTGCACTACGACGACTCCGCGGTGTGCCACTGGCTGACGGGCACGACGCCGCGCAAGCGGGTGCGGCCGGCGCTCGTGGAGGCGTTCTCGCGGCGCTTGTCCCGGCCGGTGACGGCAAGGGAGTTCGGCTTCGAGGGCGAAGGGGGTGCCGCGCTCGGGGATCCGGATACCGTGACGGGACTCGTCGAACTGGGGAGCGTGGACATGGATCCGTCCCGCAGAGCCGTACTCGGCAGCGCCGGTCTCTACTCGGTCGCGGCACTCGTCCCTGGGTTCACCGATCTGGTGGGCCGCTTCGCGTCGCACCGCCGCAACCCGCATCAGCGCATCGGCCAGGGGGAGGTGGACGCCGTCGTCGCCATGTCGGAGCGGATCAGCGAGATCGACGACATGTTCGGGGGCCGCCACGCCCGCCCGATGGCGGCGGCCTTCATGGTCAACACCGTGGCCCCGTACCTCAAGGCGGAGGGGCCGGAGCGGGTGCGGAAGGCGATGCTGTCGGCGGCCGCCGACCACTGCTACCTCACGGGCTACATGGCGATGGACGAGCGCGCCGACGGTCTCGCCCAGCGGTACTACACGAAGGCGCTGGAGCTGGCGGGCGGCGCGGACGACCACCTCACGTACTGCACCACTCTGCGCGGCATGAGCGTGCAGGCGGTGGATCTGGGGCACGGCGCGAAGGCCCTCGAACTCGCGGATGCCGCCGCCGCGGCGTCACCGCAGGCGGGGCCGCGGATGCTGGCGTTCCTCGCGGGCCAGCAGGCGCATGCCGCCGCGAGGACGGGTGACCGGGTGACGGCGCTGCGGCGGCTGCACGAGGCGGAGGCCGCGATGGAGCGGGCGGAGACCAGACAGACCGCCTTCCGCTCGTACGACCCCGCCGCGCTGAAGTACCACGTGGGACAGGTGCGGTACGAGCTGGGGGATGTCGCCGGGTCGGTGGAGGCGTTGGAGGAGTCGAATCGGCTGCGGGAGCCGGTGTATCGGCGAATCCGTGCCATTCGGGAAGCAACGCTGGCGGAGCGGAAGCTGCGGCTCGGGCGGCTGGAGGAGGCGTGCGTGGACTGGCACGGGATGCTCGACGACTACGCGCACGTCCGCTCGGGGCGGTGCGACGACCGCTACCGGGCGATGGTGTCCGCGATCCGCCCGCACCTGCGCAACCGCCACGCACGCGAGCTGTACGAGCGGGCACTGCCGCTGGCGCCCGTGGCCTGA
- a CDS encoding YidC/Oxa1 family membrane protein insertase, with protein MSVFATLVERLADLLEPLFAASAAAAAIVVFTALVRLAVHPLSRAAARGAKARTRLAPQLAALRAKHGKNPERLQKATMELYAKEKVSPLSGCLPSLLQLPAFFLLYHLFSNSSIGGEPNELLTHDLFAAPLGGRWADALADGGVFGGAGLVYLGLFLLVAAVATFNFRRTRQQMASAPAATGEAVPGMGAMLKVMPLMSFATLITVAVVPLAAALYVVTSTTWSAVERVFLYRDMPVAGALTATT; from the coding sequence ATGTCCGTCTTCGCCACGCTGGTCGAGCGGCTCGCCGACCTGCTGGAGCCGCTGTTCGCCGCCTCGGCCGCGGCCGCCGCCATCGTCGTCTTCACCGCCCTCGTGCGCCTCGCCGTCCACCCGCTGTCCCGTGCCGCGGCCCGCGGGGCCAAGGCCCGCACGCGGCTCGCGCCGCAGCTCGCCGCGTTGCGCGCCAAGCACGGCAAGAACCCGGAGCGCCTTCAGAAGGCCACCATGGAGCTGTACGCGAAGGAGAAGGTGTCGCCGCTCTCCGGCTGCCTGCCGTCGCTGCTCCAGCTGCCGGCGTTCTTCCTCCTCTACCACCTGTTCTCGAACAGCAGCATCGGCGGCGAGCCCAACGAGCTGCTGACCCACGACCTCTTCGCCGCGCCGCTCGGCGGACGCTGGGCGGACGCCCTCGCGGACGGCGGGGTGTTCGGCGGGGCCGGACTGGTGTACCTGGGACTGTTCCTGCTGGTCGCGGCCGTCGCCACCTTCAACTTCCGGCGCACCAGGCAGCAGATGGCGTCCGCCCCGGCGGCCACGGGGGAGGCGGTGCCGGGCATGGGCGCGATGCTGAAGGTCATGCCGCTGATGTCGTTCGCGACGCTGATCACCGTCGCCGTGGTCCCGCTGGCCGCGGCGCTGTACGTGGTCACCAGCACCACCTGGAGCGCGGTCGAGCGGGTGTTCCTCTACCGGGACATGCCGGTGGCGGGCGCGCTCACCGCCACGACCTGA
- a CDS encoding ATP-binding protein: protein MDLNACRSEVRRKAWELPFLAEPRELAALRRLIGLRLRQWGIPHVIDAAAICVTELVSNVIRHVGELTPTTLTVSMNGTFLRLDVQDPDARALPTLLAAGPDAEGGRGMALVDAAADRWGVILRADSKVTWCELATGLTAPDGHVPTPGVTRAEALIGLYGSVRHPTDPPRTRLSVAMAEESAIAVITDLLLWLRAHGCDPDEALDRAQGNGEVAT from the coding sequence ATGGACCTGAACGCATGCCGAAGCGAAGTGCGCCGCAAAGCATGGGAGTTGCCCTTCCTCGCCGAGCCCCGCGAACTCGCCGCCCTCCGCCGCCTGATCGGTCTCCGCCTCCGTCAGTGGGGCATCCCGCACGTGATCGACGCGGCCGCGATCTGCGTCACGGAACTCGTCTCCAACGTGATCCGCCACGTCGGCGAACTGACGCCGACCACGCTCACCGTCTCCATGAACGGCACCTTCCTGCGCCTCGACGTCCAGGACCCGGACGCCCGCGCCCTCCCCACCCTCCTCGCGGCCGGCCCCGACGCGGAGGGCGGCCGGGGCATGGCCCTCGTCGACGCCGCGGCCGACCGCTGGGGCGTGATCCTCCGCGCCGACTCCAAGGTCACCTGGTGCGAACTGGCCACCGGCCTCACCGCCCCCGACGGCCACGTCCCCACCCCGGGAGTCACCCGCGCCGAGGCCCTGATCGGCCTCTACGGCTCCGTCCGCCACCCCACCGACCCGCCGCGCACCCGCCTGAGCGTCGCCATGGCCGAGGAGTCGGCGATCGCCGTCATCACCGACCTCCTCCTCTGGCTCCGCGCCCACGGCTGCGACCCGGACGAGGCGCTGGACCGGGCCCAGGGGAATGGTGAAGTGGCGACGTAG